The Pseudomonas sp. HOU2 DNA window CGGCCTGAGCCGTGAACTGGCCACCGTCACCCCCAGCGGCAAACTCGATGACGCCTTCACCCACTTCCAGGGCGACAGCCAGCATGACGCTCAGCCGCTGGTGATTCCACCGCGCACCGGCAACAGCAGCGACATCGCCATCGAAGCCCACGACCTGACGCTGCGCTTCGGCGATTTCACCGCTGTGGATCACGTCAGTTTTGCCATTGGGCGTGGCGAGATTTTCGGCTTTCTTGGCTCCAACGGCTGCGGCAAGACCACCACCATGAAAGTCCTGACCGGGCTGATGCCGGCCAGTGAAGGCAGTGCGACGCTGCTCGGCAACCCGGTTAATGCCAAGGATCTGGCCACGCGCAAGCGGGTTGGCTTCATGTCGCAGAGTTTTTCGCTGTACGGCGAACTCAGTGTGCGGCAGAACCTCGAACTGCACGCGCGGCTGTTCGACCTGCCCAAAACCGAGAGCGCGCAACGCATCGAAGCGTTGATCGAGCGCTTCAATCTGCGCGGCGTCGCTGATCAGCCGTCAGGTGCCCTGCCCCTTGGGCTGCGCCAGCGTCTGTCATTGGCGGTGGCCGTGTTGCATCGCCCTGAAGTGCTGATTCTCGACGAGCCGACTTCCGGCGTTGATCCGGCAGCTCGCGATGACTTCTGGCGACTGTTGATCGAGTTGTCCCGCGAACAGGGCGTGACGATCTTCCTCTCCACGCATTTCATGAACGAAGCGCAGCGCTGCGACCGCATCTCGTTGATGCACGCGGGCAAGGTCCTCGCATGCGACACCCCGGCGGCGCTGCAACGCCAGTTTGCGGGGGAGACGCTGGAAGCGGCCTTTGTCACTTGCCTGGAACAGGCTCAGGGCGCTCAACCATCAGCGCCTGTGGCCGAGCCGCAAATGGCACCGCCGAGCGCTGCGGCAACACCAGTGCCCCAGCACGGTTTCAGCCTCGGTCGCCTGTTGGCCGTGGCCAGTCGCGAAGGCAAGGAGCTGCTGCGCGACAAAGTGCGCATGGCGTTCGCCTTGGCCGGGGCGATTTTCATGATGGTGATCTTCGGTTACGGCATCTCGCTGGACGTGGAAAACCTCGCGTTCGCCGTGTACGACCAGGATCAGACACCGCAAAGCCGGGCTTATCTGGAGGCGTTTCGCGGCTCCCGGTACTTCGACGAACAGCCGGCCATTCATGATCCGCAGCAACTGCACCGGCGCCTGCAACGCTCGGAAATCAAACTGGCGCTGGAGATTCCCCCCGGATTCGGCCGCGATCTGTACGCCGGGCGCCAACCCGCTGTGGCGGCGTGGCTGGATGGCGGCATGCCGTTTCGCGCCGAAACCAGCCGTAACTATGTCGAAGCCGTGCACCTGGGCAATCTGCAACAGCTGGCCGAGCAGAGCAGCCCCGCGCTGGCCCACCCGGCGGCGGCCAGTCTGGAAACCCGCTTTCGCTACAACCAGGACGTGGTCAGCGTCAACGCCATCGGCCCCGGGGTCATGGCGCTGATCCTCGCCTTCATTCCAGCGATGCTCACGGCGCTCGGCATCGTCCGCGAAAAGGAGCTGGGTTCGATCACCAACTTCTACGCCACACCCCTGACCCGTCTGGAGTTTCTGCTGGGCAAACAGACGCCGTATCTGTTGATCAGCCTGGTCAACCTGGCGCTGCTGGTGGCGATGAACCGCTGGTTGTTCGGCGTACCGTTCAAGGGCAGCCTGCTGACGCTGGCGTTCGGCGGTCTGCTGTACGTGTTGGCGACCACCAGCATGGGCCTGCTGATCTCGGCGTTCACCCGCACGCAAATCGCCGCAATCCTCGGCACCATGATCATCACCAGCCTGCCGACTATCCAGTTCTCCGGGCTGATCGTGCCGCGCTCTTCACTGGAAGGTGCGGCAGCAGTGATGGGCATGCTGTTTCCGGCGGGGCACTTCCTCGACATCGCGGTGGGTACGTTCACCAAAGCGCTGGACTTGCGTCAGCTGTGGCCACAGTGCCTGGCGCTGTTCGGGTTCTTTGTCGGGTTCACCGGGCTGAGCCTGATCATGCTGAAAAAGCAGGAGGCCTGATGCACAAGTTCGCGCACATCCTGCGCCTGGGACTCAAGGAACTGACCAGCCTGCGCCACGACAGCGTGTTGCTGCTGTTCCTGTTCTACGCCTTCACCGTGGCGATCTACATGCCCGCCGCCGGCTCGGTGATCGGCGTGCACAACGCCAGTGTGGCGATCGTCGACGAAGATCACAGCGCCCTCTCGCGCCAGTTGGCCCAGGCCCTGCAGCCGCCGGAATTCCAGACGCCGGTGCTGTTGCCTTATGCGCAACTGGATCAGGTCATGGACAGCGGTCAGTACACCTTCGTCATCAACATCCCGGCGGGCTTTCAAACCGACTTGCTCGCCGCGCGGCAACCGGCGATTCAGGTCAACGTCGATGCCACCGCCATGAGCCAGGCATTCATGGGCGCCGGCTACATCGGCCGGATCTTCCAGCGCGAATTGCTCGACTATGCCGGTCAGGGCGATGCAGCCGCCAAGGCGCCTGTGCTACTGACCACCCGCGCCCTGTTCAACACCAATCTGGAGGGTGGCTGGTTTCTGGCAGTCATTCAGATCGTCAACAACATCACCATTCTGGCGATCATCCTCACCGGCACGGCGCTGCTGCGCGAACGCGAACACGGTACGCTCGACCATTTGCTGGTGCTGCCACTGACGGCGCTGGAAATCATGCTGGCGAAAATCTGGAGCAACCTGCTGGTGGTGGTGCTGTGCACCTGGCTGTCGCTGGAAGTGGTGGTCAAAGGCCTGCTGGATGTGCCGTTGGCCGGCTCGATGAGCCTGTTTTTGCTGGTGACTGCGGTTTATCTGTTTGCCAGTACCGCGCTGGGCATCTTTCTGGCGACGCTCGCGCGTTCGACGCCGCAGTTCGGCCTGCTGGCGATTCCGGTGATCATCCCGATGTTGCTGCTGTCCGGCGGCAGCACGCCATTGGACAGCATGCCGCAGTGGCTGCAGTGGGTTATGCAGGGCTCGCCGTCCACACACTTTGTCAGCCTCAGCGCCGCGATTCTGTTTCGCGACGCCGGGCTGAGCGTAGTCTGGCCGGACTTGTTGGCGCTGACGGCCATCGGCCTGCTGTTCTTTCTCATCGCGCTGGCGCGCTTTCGCAAAAGCCTGGCGTCCTGAACAGCGGCCAGCGTGGTTACTGAATGATCAGGTTGTTGAACAACAGATCTTCCACCACCGGTTTGCCGGTCTCGTCATTCATCACTTGCTGGGTCTGCTTCAGGGCTTCCTGACGCAGTTTTTCCTTGCCTTCGATGCTGCCCATCGCCTCGGTGGTCTGCTGAGTGAACAGCGCCACCAGTTGATTGCGGATCAGCGGCTCGTTGGCCTTGACCAGTTTGGTCGCCTCTTCGCCGGTCACACGCAGCGCCACGTCGGCCTTGTAGACCTTCAGCTTCGGTGTGCCGTCCAGCCCGTAGTTGCCCACGAACGGCGGGCTCAGGGTGATGTAGTTGACCTTCGGCGCCTCGCCTTCTTTGGCT harbors:
- the rbbA gene encoding ribosome-associated ATPase/putative transporter RbbA, which gives rise to MSGLAVQATGIAHRYGKQQALSDIVFSLPAGTRCGLIGPDGAGKSSLLGLIAGVKTLQQGQLEVLGGAIEDRRHRDTLYARIAFMPQGLGGNLYPELSIRENIQFFSTLFGLSKAESEQRMHNLLLATDLLKFAERPAGKLSGGMKQKLGLCCALIHEPDLLILDEPTTGVDPLSRRRFWELVDDVRRQRPQLTLLVATAYMEEAEQFEHCLMLDAGQLIATGLSRELATVTPSGKLDDAFTHFQGDSQHDAQPLVIPPRTGNSSDIAIEAHDLTLRFGDFTAVDHVSFAIGRGEIFGFLGSNGCGKTTTMKVLTGLMPASEGSATLLGNPVNAKDLATRKRVGFMSQSFSLYGELSVRQNLELHARLFDLPKTESAQRIEALIERFNLRGVADQPSGALPLGLRQRLSLAVAVLHRPEVLILDEPTSGVDPAARDDFWRLLIELSREQGVTIFLSTHFMNEAQRCDRISLMHAGKVLACDTPAALQRQFAGETLEAAFVTCLEQAQGAQPSAPVAEPQMAPPSAAATPVPQHGFSLGRLLAVASREGKELLRDKVRMAFALAGAIFMMVIFGYGISLDVENLAFAVYDQDQTPQSRAYLEAFRGSRYFDEQPAIHDPQQLHRRLQRSEIKLALEIPPGFGRDLYAGRQPAVAAWLDGGMPFRAETSRNYVEAVHLGNLQQLAEQSSPALAHPAAASLETRFRYNQDVVSVNAIGPGVMALILAFIPAMLTALGIVREKELGSITNFYATPLTRLEFLLGKQTPYLLISLVNLALLVAMNRWLFGVPFKGSLLTLAFGGLLYVLATTSMGLLISAFTRTQIAAILGTMIITSLPTIQFSGLIVPRSSLEGAAAVMGMLFPAGHFLDIAVGTFTKALDLRQLWPQCLALFGFFVGFTGLSLIMLKKQEA
- a CDS encoding ABC transporter permease, coding for MHKFAHILRLGLKELTSLRHDSVLLLFLFYAFTVAIYMPAAGSVIGVHNASVAIVDEDHSALSRQLAQALQPPEFQTPVLLPYAQLDQVMDSGQYTFVINIPAGFQTDLLAARQPAIQVNVDATAMSQAFMGAGYIGRIFQRELLDYAGQGDAAAKAPVLLTTRALFNTNLEGGWFLAVIQIVNNITILAIILTGTALLREREHGTLDHLLVLPLTALEIMLAKIWSNLLVVVLCTWLSLEVVVKGLLDVPLAGSMSLFLLVTAVYLFASTALGIFLATLARSTPQFGLLAIPVIIPMLLLSGGSTPLDSMPQWLQWVMQGSPSTHFVSLSAAILFRDAGLSVVWPDLLALTAIGLLFFLIALARFRKSLAS
- a CDS encoding flagellar basal body-associated protein FliL, whose protein sequence is MKAWIMLLLALSLPVAALAEEAKEGEAPKVNYITLSPPFVGNYGLDGTPKLKVYKADVALRVTGEEATKLVKANEPLIRNQLVALFTQQTTEAMGSIEGKEKLRQEALKQTQQVMNDETGKPVVEDLLFNNLIIQ